A window from Leguminivora glycinivorella isolate SPB_JAAS2020 chromosome 16, LegGlyc_1.1, whole genome shotgun sequence encodes these proteins:
- the LOC125234496 gene encoding general odorant-binding protein 1-like isoform X1, producing the protein MSVQRRLNWRRRRDMGAGARSQGCHTRLTSSGHPLADAGASKRVPLSSGLTEEKMEEFFHFWRDDFKFEHRELGCAIQCMSRHFNLLTDGERMHHENTDKFIKSFPNGEVLSQKMVTLIHSCEQKFDDMDDHCWRILRIAECFKSSCQELGIAPTMEMMMAEFIMESET; encoded by the exons ATGTCGGTGCAGCGCAGACTTAATTGGCGGAGGCGGCGAGATATGGGCGCAGGCGCAAGGTCACAGGGCTGCCACACGAGACTAACTTCCTCAGGGCATCCGCTAGCTGACGCAGGTGCAAGCAAGAGGGTGCCACTGTCG TCCGGCCTCACTGAGGAGAAGATGGAGGAGTTCTTCCACTTCTGGCGCGACGACTTCAAGTTCGAGCACCGCGAGCTGGGCTGCGCCATCCAGTGCATGTCCAGGCACTTCAACCTGCTCACAGATGGAGAGAGGATGCACCATGAGAACACGGATAAGTTCATCAAGTCTTTCCCTAACG GTGAGGTGCTCTCCCAAAAGATGGTGACCCTGATCCACTCGTGCGAGCAGAAGTTCGACGACATGGACGACCACTGCTGGCGCATCCTGCGCATCGCCGAGTGCTTCAAGAGCAGCTGCCAGGAGCTCGGCATCGCGCCCACCATGGAGATGATGATGGCCGAGTTCATCATGGAGTCAGAGACCTGA
- the LOC125234496 gene encoding general odorant-binding protein 1-like isoform X2, whose amino-acid sequence MEVMKDVTLGFGEALQHCRETSGLTEEKMEEFFHFWRDDFKFEHRELGCAIQCMSRHFNLLTDGERMHHENTDKFIKSFPNGEVLSQKMVTLIHSCEQKFDDMDDHCWRILRIAECFKSSCQELGIAPTMEMMMAEFIMESET is encoded by the exons ATGGAGGTCATGAAGGACGTCACTCTCGGCTTCGGAGAAGCGCTGCAACACTGCAGAGAAACG TCCGGCCTCACTGAGGAGAAGATGGAGGAGTTCTTCCACTTCTGGCGCGACGACTTCAAGTTCGAGCACCGCGAGCTGGGCTGCGCCATCCAGTGCATGTCCAGGCACTTCAACCTGCTCACAGATGGAGAGAGGATGCACCATGAGAACACGGATAAGTTCATCAAGTCTTTCCCTAACG GTGAGGTGCTCTCCCAAAAGATGGTGACCCTGATCCACTCGTGCGAGCAGAAGTTCGACGACATGGACGACCACTGCTGGCGCATCCTGCGCATCGCCGAGTGCTTCAAGAGCAGCTGCCAGGAGCTCGGCATCGCGCCCACCATGGAGATGATGATGGCCGAGTTCATCATGGAGTCAGAGACCTGA